In Terriglobales bacterium, a genomic segment contains:
- a CDS encoding efflux RND transporter periplasmic adaptor subunit, with protein sequence MRTLTRRQRSGALALAACLALLGCGRHSAEANTAAGPVPDVTVAKVERGVIAQDLAVSGNVTAAPNRDAKLGALVTGRIAKVLVAEGDSVKQGQPLVELEDQPLLDQVRQAEAAVAQAKANEENARRTATREEGLLERGISSRKEVEDARTQMAVNEAARRSAEAALSVARTQLSRSVIRAPFNGTVVHRFLGVGEQVDGAGSQPVVEVASIDTLELLGTVPASRLQKVRVGENFTFQTPEASDVTFTASVVAVLPAVDPATNNGTVRIRIENAKHQLKFGTFLTLTLPIQESRTRLIVPRQAIYPDENGEPRVYKVTGDRAESVAVEVGIETKDKAEIRSGVKEGDTVIVIGGYGLPEKARVHVK encoded by the coding sequence GTGCGAACCTTGACTAGACGGCAGCGGTCCGGAGCGCTCGCCCTGGCAGCCTGTCTGGCGCTTCTCGGATGCGGGAGGCACTCCGCGGAAGCGAACACCGCGGCCGGCCCGGTCCCCGACGTCACGGTGGCGAAAGTGGAGCGGGGCGTCATCGCGCAGGACCTGGCTGTGAGCGGGAATGTGACGGCCGCCCCGAACCGCGATGCCAAACTGGGGGCCCTGGTCACCGGCCGCATCGCGAAGGTGTTGGTCGCAGAAGGCGATAGCGTCAAGCAAGGCCAGCCGCTCGTGGAGCTCGAGGACCAGCCGCTCCTGGACCAGGTGCGCCAGGCGGAGGCGGCGGTCGCGCAAGCCAAAGCCAACGAGGAGAATGCCAGGCGGACCGCCACCCGTGAAGAAGGACTGCTGGAACGGGGCATCTCGTCGCGCAAGGAAGTGGAGGACGCGCGCACCCAGATGGCTGTGAACGAGGCCGCCCGACGTTCCGCAGAGGCCGCTCTGTCGGTCGCTCGGACGCAGCTATCACGCTCGGTCATCCGCGCGCCCTTTAACGGGACTGTCGTGCACCGTTTTCTTGGCGTGGGCGAGCAGGTGGATGGCGCCGGGTCGCAGCCGGTCGTGGAGGTCGCCAGCATCGACACCCTCGAGCTGCTGGGCACGGTGCCGGCTTCGCGCCTGCAGAAGGTGCGCGTCGGCGAGAACTTCACCTTCCAGACGCCGGAGGCGTCGGATGTGACCTTCACCGCCAGCGTGGTCGCCGTGCTGCCGGCGGTGGACCCCGCTACCAACAACGGCACTGTCCGCATCCGCATCGAGAACGCGAAGCACCAGCTCAAGTTCGGGACGTTCCTCACCCTCACTCTGCCGATCCAGGAAAGCAGGACGCGCCTGATCGTGCCTCGGCAGGCGATCTATCCGGATGAGAATGGAGAACCGCGGGTCTACAAGGTCACGGGGGACCGGGCTGAATCGGTCGCCGTGGAGGTTGGGATCGAGACGAAAGATAAGGCAGAGATCCGCTCGGGAGTGAAGGAAGGCGACACGGTGATCGTCATCGGTGGCTACGGATTGCCGGAGAAGGCAAGGGTCCACGTCAAGTGA
- a CDS encoding TolC family protein — protein MAEAQANNLDLRAARERRAQAIAGLTIARQIPNPTVSFAAARDLPHETLLWDQPIELSGKRGQRIAVAKEEQRGTEVEIAVLERQVRRRTREAFYRAQWARAQRDQLKAAQELARRIRDIVQQRFDVGDVAQLEVIQADVELTRATVDAETAQQALRAADAQLAGLLNRKPGTPLPLSGRLDEIPPDLSLDETTRVALTSSAGIQRTTQELKTEERRLSLAKAERVPNLGLQAGVDLNSPPDFSVGPRGQVAITLPLFYHGQGEVALSSAKLSFLHLSLEALQTATSAEVAAAYFDFVAKAYQAQQYKARIVPEAQRLEQMSEDSYRSGKSNLLTLIDAQRKLNEIQRAYLDSLLAAQSSFANLEEIVGANLD, from the coding sequence ATGGCCGAGGCACAGGCCAACAACCTGGATCTGCGCGCAGCGCGGGAGCGGCGCGCGCAGGCCATCGCCGGGCTTACCATCGCGCGGCAGATCCCGAACCCGACGGTGTCTTTTGCGGCGGCGCGTGACCTGCCGCATGAAACCCTGCTGTGGGACCAGCCCATCGAGCTGAGCGGAAAGCGGGGCCAGCGGATCGCAGTCGCGAAGGAAGAGCAGAGGGGGACCGAGGTCGAGATCGCGGTCCTGGAGCGGCAGGTCCGGCGCCGCACCCGCGAGGCCTTCTACCGGGCGCAGTGGGCGCGTGCCCAACGCGACCAGTTGAAGGCCGCACAGGAGCTTGCGAGGCGTATCCGCGACATCGTCCAGCAGCGGTTTGACGTGGGCGACGTGGCGCAGCTCGAAGTGATCCAGGCGGATGTGGAATTGACGCGTGCGACCGTGGACGCAGAGACGGCGCAGCAGGCGCTCCGCGCCGCCGACGCGCAGCTTGCCGGACTGCTGAACCGCAAGCCGGGCACGCCTTTGCCGCTCAGCGGCCGCCTCGACGAGATCCCTCCAGACCTCTCCCTGGACGAAACCACGCGCGTGGCGCTCACCTCCAGTGCCGGGATCCAGCGCACGACGCAGGAACTGAAGACGGAGGAGCGGCGGCTTTCCCTGGCCAAGGCGGAGCGGGTCCCGAACCTGGGCCTGCAGGCAGGCGTAGACTTGAATTCCCCGCCTGACTTCAGCGTCGGGCCGCGGGGGCAGGTCGCGATCACGTTGCCGCTCTTCTACCACGGGCAGGGAGAGGTCGCGCTGTCGAGCGCCAAGCTGAGCTTCCTGCATCTTTCCCTGGAAGCGCTGCAAACGGCTACCTCGGCGGAAGTCGCAGCCGCGTACTTTGATTTTGTCGCCAAAGCGTATCAGGCGCAGCAGTACAAAGCCCGGATCGTGCCCGAGGCTCAGCGGCTCGAGCAGATGTCGGAGGACAGTTACCGCTCGGGGAAGAGTAACCTGCTTACGCTGATCGATGCGCAGCGCAAGCTGAACGAGATTCAGCGGGCCTACCTGGATAGCTTGCTGGCGGCCCAAAGTTCTTTCGCGAACCTGGAGGAGATCGTCGGTGCGAACCTTGACTAG